The proteins below are encoded in one region of Kazachstania africana CBS 2517 chromosome 6, complete genome:
- the KAFR0F01800 gene encoding cAMP-dependent protein kinase (similar to Saccharomyces cerevisiae TPK1 (YJL164C) and TPK3 (YKL166C); ancestral locus Anc_1.182) has product MSMQNLIHESSKMHTIQSPNNTFNSGTDNSSNATSGSSTSNLYLTAKGEEQSITDSVYYNEFQRQIIPEEDDLKDDIIQTHMPESADHEMRRIRALQPNLQGKPTSGKYSLKDFQILRTLGTGSFGRVHLIRSNHNGRFYALKILKKRLIVKLKQVEHTNDERLMLSLVSHPFIVRMWGTFQDSVHLYMVMDYVEGGELFSLLRKSQRFPNPVAKFYAAEVCLSLEYLHSKDIIYRDLKPENILLDKNGHIKLTDFGFAKYVPDVTYTLCGTPDYIAPEVVSTKPYNKSVDWWSFGILIYEMLAGHTPFYDSNTVKTYENILNAKLKFPAFFHPDVRDLLSQLITKDLSNRLGNLQNGSEDVKRHPWFSEVIWDKLLSKNIETPYEPPIQQGQGDTSQFDRYPEEDETYGVVCEDPYSNLFTNF; this is encoded by the coding sequence ATGTCGATGCAAAATTTGATCCACGAAAGCTCTAAGATGCATACAATCCAGAGTCCTAACAATACTTTCAACAGTGGGACCGACAATAGTAGTAACGCCACGTCAGGCTCATCCACTTCAAATCTTTATTTAACGGCAAAAGGAGAAGAACAATCAATTACCGACTCAGTCTATTATAACGAGTTTCAAAGGCAAATTATACCGGAAGAAGATGACTTGAAAGATGATATAATCCAAACACACATGCCAGAATCAGCAGACCATGAAATGAGACGAATTCGTGCACTACAGCCTAATTTACAAGGTAAGCCTACGTCTGGAAAATATTCCCTGAAAGATTTTCAGATATTGAGAACTCTGGGGACAGGATCGTTTGGTAGAGTCCATTTGATAAGATCTAATCACAACGGTAGGTTCTATGCTTTAAAAATACTGAAAAAGCGACTAATCGTGAAGTTAAAGCAAGTAGAACATACTAATGACGAAAGGCTTATGCTATCTCTTGTCTCACATCCATTCATTGTTAGGATGTGGGGGACTTTTCAAGATTCGGTGCACTTATATATGGTAATGGACTATGTTGAGGGTGGTGAgctattttcattattgagGAAGTCGCAAAGATTTCCAAATCCTGTGGCCAAGTTTTATGCAGCCGAAGTTTGCCTATCATTAGAATATCTCCATAGCAAGGACATTATCTACAGGGACCTAAAAcctgaaaatattttgttagACAAAAATGGCCATATAAAACTAACAGATTTTGGATTTGCCAAATATGTGCCGGATGTTACATATACTTTATGCGGTACCCCGGACTATATTGCACCGGAAGTTGTGAGCACAAAACCCTACAATAAGTCTGTTGATTGGTGGAGTTTTGGAATACTAATTTACGAAATGTTAGCAGGACACACACCATTTTATGACTCCAATACAGTTAAGACTTACgaaaatatcttgaatgCCAAATTAAAGTTCCCCGCATTTTTCCATCCTGATGTAAGGGACTTACTAAGCCAATTAATTACAAAAGATCTGAGTAATAGACTGGGGAATTTACAGAATGGTAGTGAAGACGTTAAGAGACACCCATGGTTTAGTGAAGTTATTTGGGACAAATTATTGagtaaaaatattgaaacgCCATATGAGCCTCCAATTCAGCAGGGACAAGGTGATACATCCCAATTTGATAGATATCCTGAAGAGGATGAAACTTATGGTGTTGTATGTGAGGATCCATACTCCAATCTATTCACAAATTTCTAA
- the JJJ2 gene encoding Jjj2p (similar to Saccharomyces cerevisiae JJJ2 (YJL162C); ancestral locus Anc_1.185), translated as MADTIEIELDNTTHYSILGLTPNATDIEIRKSYMNLARKLHPDKSKSEATGELFKLVVHAHSILTDVEKKRAYDAELLKSGLYDYLSRDNSKSGISPEIHSPKPRRKNKPYEQQPYGFGTEENENNKSSVPIFQSFNLKSYQRTQKYSKKEDTGGQPGRKNKYESMFTVETDFSQPDEPIPNDNIPYTPQKSPIEDDEDDVSRTNSNSPSGLPDSKSDGTPPHSNNTAKRNLNNTVATPENDNGGKGGDAQKVSGRSKLHKVDTSNPFTNQSFSGNNKTFGSHDNRHYARTKYETRENNRRSTSPIKSTPTSHKFTSHWNSLKDIIDKLNQNTHNSKAEKESSVQTEIESDGVSSTVEDPINMDDLSIGGGETRRKKKKVQTEDNTRKERSFDMTNINETIDNIPISKKQRFSQSSENLHEAVNHTLPRFYKSEKVNDDISQDFNNLNIKFPDIPNFQIDLFDIFQLEHCRTEVIIFNDECNNIKEQLLEKYFDRLHSDVKNNVKLMKVENFDFWLKSRKFDLELINKINELEYRQSLVAQTFINLSKSVYSSQV; from the coding sequence ATGGCGGATACCATTGAAATAGAATTAGATAACACTACACATTATTCCATACTGGGGCTAACGCCAAATGCCACCGATATTGAGATACGTAAATCATACATGAACCTAGCTCGAAAGCTACATCctgataaatcaaaatcagaGGCTACTGGTGAATTATTTAAGCTGGTAGTTCATGCTCACTCAATTCTGACAGAtgtagaaaagaaaagagctTACGATGCAGAACTACTAAAGAGTGGTTTGTATGACTATTTATCAAGGGATAATTCCAAAAGTGGCATATCTCCAGAGATACATTCTCCAAAGCcaagaaggaaaaataaGCCGTATGAGCAACAACCATATGGCTTTGGCACTGAGGAAAATGagaataataaatcaaGTGTACCAATATTCCAGTCATTTAATTTGAAGTCTTATCAAAGAACtcaaaaatattccaaaaaagAGGATACTGGAGGGCAACctggaagaaaaaacaaatatgaATCAATGTTTACAGTAGAAACAGATTTCAGCCAACCAGACGAGCCAATTCCTAATGATAACATTCCATATACTCCACAAAAATCTCCCAttgaggatgatgaagatgatgttTCGAGGACTAATTCAAATAGCCCCTCGGGTCTTCCAGACTCCAAAAGCGATGGCACTCCTCCTCACAGCAACAATACCGCAAAGCGTAACTTGAATAATACTGTGGCTACACCCGAAAATGATAACGGAGGAAAAGGAGGAGATGCACAAAAAGTGAGTGGCCGTTCGAAACTGCATAAGGTAGATACTTCAAACCCATTCACGAACCAAAGTTTCAGTGGAAATAACAAAACATTTGGAAGTCATGATAATAGACATTATGCGCGAACTAAATACGAaacaagagaaaataaCAGAAGATCAACGTCCCCAATCAAATCCACGCCGACATCTCACAAATTCACTAGCCATTGGAACAGTCTCAAGGATATAATAGATAAATTGAACCAGAATACACACAATAGTAAAGCTGAGAAAGAAAGTAGTGTACAaactgaaattgaaagtgatgGCGTAAGTTCCACGGTTGAAGACCCAATCAATATGGATGACTTGTCTATAGGAGGAGGTGAAACACGGcgtaaaaagaaaaaagtacAAACAGAGGATAATACCCGGAAAGAGAGATCCTTTGATATGACTAATATCAATGAAACCATTGACAATATTCCAATTAGCAAAAAGCAAAGATTTTCGCAGTCATCTGAAAATTTACACGAGGCAGTAAATCATACACTACCAAGATTTTATAAGAGTGAAAAAGTTAATGACGATATTAGCCAAGATTTTAACAATCTTAATATAAAATTCCCTGATATAccaaatttccaaattgatctatttgatatattccAACTGGAACATTGTAGAACGGAagtaataattttcaatgatgaatGTAACAATATAAAGGAACAACTCCTCGAAAAATATTTCGACAGATTACACTCTGACGTTAAGAATAATGTAAAACTAATGAAAGTCGAAAACTTTGATTTTTGGTTGAAAAGCAGGAAATTCGATCTGGAGCTgataaacaaaataaacGAATTGGAGTATCGACAGAGTCTCGTCGCTCAGACATTCATCAATCTAAGTAAAAGTGTATACTCCTCACAAGTATAA
- the KAFR0F01820 gene encoding uncharacterized protein (similar to Saccharomyces cerevisiae YJL160C and PIR1 (YKL164C); ancestral locus Anc_1.187) — protein MQYKKVLATAVISTTALSAYVPSEPWTTLTPTATYSGGITDYSSSFGIAVQPISTSTALAKRAKTTAEAVSQIGDGQIQATTATSTSKKTKTTAAAVSQIGDGQIQAATSTSSSSTKTKTTATAVSQIGDGQIQAATSTTQSKVSAAAVSQIGDGQIQASTLTSSSTSATKKDKSSSTSTSTSTSAATSESSSSSSDPVSAVSCKNNGTLAMTLDGSILTDEKGRIGSIVANRQFQFDGPPPQAGAIYAAGWSITPDGNLAIGDNDVFYECLSGDFYNLYDESIGSQCSPIHLEVVDLVDC, from the coding sequence ATGCAATACAAAAAAGTTTTAGCTACTGCTGTAATTTCAACAACTGCTCTATCCGCATATGTTCCAAGTGAACCTTGGACTACTTTGACACCAACTGCTACTTACAGCGGTGGGATCACAGACTATTCCTCATCTTTTGGCATTGCTGTTCAACCAATTTCCACTTCTACTGCATTAGCTAAAAGAGCCAAGACCACTGCCGAAGCTGTCTCTCAAATTGGAGATGGTCAAATTCAAGCCACTACAGCAACCAGCACTAGCAAGAAGACCAAGACAACAGCGGCCGCTGTCTCACAAATTGGTGATGGTCAAATTCAGGCTGCCACCAGTACTTCATCATCAAGTACCAAGACAAAGACAACTGCTACTGCTGTATCACAAATAGGTGATGGCCAAATTCAAGCCGCTACTAGTACCACTCAAAGCAAAGTCAGCGCTGCAGCTGTCTCTCAAATAGGTGATGGTCAAATACAGGCCTCTACTTTGACATCTTCTTCCACCTCTGCAACTAAAAAAGACAAATCCTCTTCAACTTCTACTTCAACTTCTACTTCAGCAGCAACTTCGGAAAGTTCTTCCTCATCCAGCGACCCAGTTAGTGCAGTTTCATGCAAGAATAACGGTACTTTAGCAATGACACTAGACGGTAGTATATTGACCGATGAAAAGGGTAGAATTGGTTCCATCGTTGCCAACAGACAGTTCCAATTCGATGGTCCACCACCACAAGCCGGTGCTATCTATGCTGCAGGTTGGTCCATTACTCCAGATGGTAACTTAGCCATTGGTGACAATGATGTCTTTTACGAATGTCTATCTGGTGACTTCTACAACTTGTATGATGAGAGTATTGGTTCTCAATGTTCACCAATTCACTTAGAAGTTGTAGATTTAGTCGATTGCTGA
- the KAFR0F01830 gene encoding uncharacterized protein (similar to Saccharomyces cerevisiae CIS3 (YJL158C); ancestral locus Anc_1.189), translating into MQFKKVALAASAAVSTVSASGYTPGNPWNTLTPNATYSCGVSQYTSTFGIAIQTIGSSLAKRAAISQIGDGQIQGAVATSTVAAASQITDGQVEATASSKAKTTLAPSSSPSESSSSASKSSSSASTCATASFAPSDVSCSNSGTLSLSLNDGILTDENGRIGSIVANRQFQFDGPPPQAGAIYAAGWSITPDGNLALGDNDVFYECLSGNFYNLYDESIGAQCSPIHLEIVGLVDC; encoded by the coding sequence ATGCAATTTAAGAAAGTCGCCTTAGCAGCATCTGCAGCTGTCTCCACTGTTTCTGCCTCCGGTTACACCCCAGGTAACCCATGGAACACTTTAACCCCAAATGCCACCTATTCATGTGGTGTCTCTCAGTACACTTCCACTTTCGGTATTGCCATCCAAACTATTGGTAGTTCTTTAGCCAAGAGAGCTGCTATTTCTCAAATTGGTGATGGCCAAATTCAAGGCGCTGTCGCCACCTCTACCGTCGCTGCTGCTTCTCAAATCACTGACGGTCAAGTCGAAGCTACTGCCTCCTCCAAAGCTAAGACCACTTTGGCtccatcttcttctccttctGAGAGCTCTTCTTCTGCCTCCAAAAGCTCTTCTTCTGCTTCTACCTGCGCTACCGCTTCTTTCGCCCCATCAGATGTTTCTTGTTCCAACTCTGGTACTCTCTCTCTATCCTTAAACGACGGTATCTTAACcgatgaaaatggtagAATTGGTTCTATCGTTGCTAACAGACAATTCCAATTCGATGGTCCACCACCACAAGCCGGTGCTATCTACGCTGCAGGTTGGTCCATTACTCCAGATGGTAACTTAGCCCTCGGTGACAACGACGTCTTTTATGAATGTTTATCCGGTAACTTCTACAACTTATACGATGAAAGTATTGGCGCTCAATGTTCCCCAATCCATCTAGAAATTGTTGGTTTAGTCGACTGTTAA
- the FAR1 gene encoding cyclin-dependent protein serine/threonine kinase inhibiting protein FAR1 (similar to Saccharomyces cerevisiae FAR1 (YJL157C); ancestral locus Anc_1.190): MLLKTPTRFKFEKKVHTPPSSERDGSRTSKSKFLKGISGKVFRRTPDMKQQQASTFEEFSPFTPSAGLNNSKRHIPKPLNLSKPLSPPPTISKHDSFSRSSSTLVSSGRAEFGDLDSPVHLQQLPNRSANRFSSKNLTRALIRESSASSRTSSDVRTLPNSDIIVWTDAEDNDPYLEESSPTFLATVNRNMKKYNSNHGPKKFVGERCAVCQEGLNNNFAGEKIVELSCSHPNHYSCYLTMLGSIQGNNSLPKCYLCGQITGPTDTETLQEMKSKLLGSNGITTSTNQQWIDLSPRKTYFPQFTPLDRVIHTADISQDGFKMPPLTGRDDSRSFVESIHKENIFSNTELKNPFQIEKEEIDCKNEESYEVGGPEIIRLGDNSFDCKITIPNLDTKPIVKERILNKSELREESLIRTEIVGYFEEILKINEDIGKLLLFEKCKYSVEGEEWSFNIIFCFYERLLILFDFSNEKIVGRVPVDRVYDVTKISDLKILIGMKSTILPEMYIEFCGPTEEKTALKWKYYIENLEKVPLLNHITSSTTDFLPESLAVRFKSFAKNADSFSPRPWVLSNFDAPLQLIVCMNLSSFADENEDYISLRKKTLSVILEKLGDDDLLGLVLVGKDGSGNVGEYGTFVGTIDKKWQGWEDVLETMDAVKKGVFQDQEKEMQVFLQTCYRLTSTLQTMEEIPTYSKHIIILREKSMHDEEDILIRKYRTRVIEDQKFSIDEVELDRALLESNSLKNIIDNYHKENVNSLIIKKDGKSMRIGNMSIGDEKVVNLKKILDDGAYGSIIDIELEWFDLAKGKVEKRKCPLL; encoded by the coding sequence atgttattgaaaactCCGAcaagattcaaatttgaaaagaaagtgCATACACCTCCAAGCTCAGAAAGAGATGGGAGTAGGACTTCAAAATCCAAGTTTCTCAAGGGGATATCTGGTAAAGTCTTTAGAAGGACGCCCGATATGAAACAACAGCAAGCATCGACTTTTGAGGAGTTCAGCCCTTTTACTCCAAGTGCTGGGTTaaataattcaaagagGCATATACCAAAACCATTGAATCTCTCAAAACCTCTATCACCACCTCCAACGATATCGAAGCATGACTCTTTTTCTAGGAGTAGCTCGACACTCGTCTCTTCTGGAAGAGCCGAGTTTGGTGACCTGGATTCTCCAGTTCACCTACAGCAACTCCCAAACAGAAGTGCCAATCGCTTCAGTAGCAAGAATTTAACTCGCGCTCTTATAAGAGAGTCTTCAGCATCTAGTCGAACTTCATCTGATGTCCGGACGCTCCCCAATAGCGATATTATAGTTTGGACCGATGCAGAAGATAACGACCCATATTTAGAAGAGAGCTCGCCAACTTTTTTGGCTACGGTTAATAGAAATATGAAGAAGTATAACTCTAATCATGGCCCAAAAAAGTTTGTGGGCGAAAGATGTGCTGTATGCCAAGAAGGTTTGAATAACAATTTTGCTGGTGAAAAAATAGTTGAATTGTCATGCTCACATCCAAATCATTATAGTTGTTACCTTACAATGCTTGGTTCAATACAAGGTAACAATAGCTTACCAAAATGCTATTTGTGTGGGCAGATTACAGGCCCCACTGATACAGAAACTTTACaagaaatgaaatcaaAGCTGCTAGGCAGCAATGGTATAACTACTTCAACAAATCAACAGTGGATAGATCTAAGTCCGAGAAAGACATATTTTCCTCAATTCACACCGCTTGATCGAGTTATTCATACAGCAGATATTTCGCAAGATGGGTTTAAGATGCCTCCTTTGACAGGGAGAGACGATAGTCGTTCATTTGTGGAAAGCATACATAAAGAGAACATCTTTTCCAATACTGAGTTAAAAAATCCTTTCCAAATCGAGAAAGAGGAAATTGACTGTAAAAATGAAGAGTCTTATGAAGTCGGTGGGCCAGAAATTATAAGACTTGGAGACAATTCATTTGATTGCAAAATAACAATCCCAAATTTGGACACCAAGCCGATAGTGAAGGAGAGAATATTAAACAAAAGCGAACTTAGAGAGGAGTCCCTGATAAGAACGGAAATCGTCGgttattttgaagaaatcttgaagataaatgaagatattggGAAACTGCTgctatttgaaaaatgtaaGTATTCTGTAGAAGGGGAAGAATGGAGTTttaacattattttttgcttCTATGAAAGacttttgattttgttcgatttttcaaatgaaaagattgtaGGTAGAGTGCCTGTAGATAGAGTGTACGATGTGACAAAAATCAGTGACCTCAAAATTCTCATTGGAATGAAAAGTACGATTCTTCCAGAGATgtatattgaattttgtgGCCCTACTGAAGAGAAAACTGCCTTAAAATGGAAGTATTACATTGAAAACCTTGAGAAGGTGCCACTACTAAATCATATTACTTCTTCAACCACAGATTTTCTTCCTGAATCATTAGCTGTTCGGTTTAAATCATTTGCTAAGAATGCGGATTCCTTCAGTCCCAGACCATGGGTCCTCTCAAATTTCGATGCTCCATTGCAACTTATTGTATGTATGAACTTATCATCATTTGccgatgaaaatgaagattatATTTCACTCAGGAAAAAAACGTTGAGTGTTATCCTAGAAAAATTGGGCGATGACGATTTACTGGGACTAGTTCTTGTTGGTAAGGATGGTAGTGGTAATGTTGGAGAGTATGGTACTTTTGTGGGTACAATCGATAAAAAGTGGCAAGGCTGGGAAGATGTACTTGAAACCATGGATGCCGTAAAAAAAGGTGTCTTCCaagatcaagaaaaagagatgCAGGTATTCCTTCAGACCTGTTACAGGCTAACAAGTACATTGCAAACAATGGAGGAGATACCAACATATTCGAAGCATATCATAATATTGAGAGAGAAAAGCATGCATGACGAAGAGGATATTTTAATAAGAAAGTATAGGACGAGGGTTATTGAAGATCAAAAATTCAGCATTGATGAGGTAGAACTAGATAGAGCGTTACTTGAGTCAAACAGCCTGaagaatattattgataactatcataaagaaaatgttaATAGTCTcattataaaaaaagatggtaAGAGTATGAGGATTGGAAATATGTCAATTGGTGATGAAAAGGTTGtcaatttaaagaaaatactaGATGATGGAGCGTATGGAAGTATTATTGACATTGAATTAGAGTGGTTTGATTTAGCCAAAGGAAAGGtggagaaaagaaaatgtcCATTGCTATAA
- the FBP26 gene encoding fructose-2,6-bisphosphatase (similar to Saccharomyces cerevisiae FBP26 (YJL155C); ancestral locus Anc_1.192), with translation MVFRSVSNEKDLRLCVVMVGLPARGKSFISQKIIRYLSWLSIPSKCFNIGTYRRDLGITEPNFQFFSFTNEENFQLRERAMKLAFDDILKWFNDENGVVAVLDATNSTNERRKWIKKHCEQNNIHPMFLESYCNDNDLISSNVVDIASTSPDYEKVTLEQAKVDFWKRIDEYKEVYRSLSLEMDQDISFVKLINVSDEIIINKIQTYLESRIVFYVMNIRIKPKCIWLSRHGESIYNLEQKIGGDSDLSERGFQYAKKLKGIVKENAGNVELSVWTSTLKRTRQTAQHLPYKKKLQWKALDELDAGVCDGMTYEEIEEIYPDDFKARDDDKYEYRYRGGESYRDVVIRLEPVIMELEGQENVLIITHQAVLRCIYAYFMNVPQEESPWMSIPLHTLIKLEPRAYGTKVTRIKANIPAVSTYKDKGTSHVGERLETGSGAHSLLTGTPEIKK, from the coding sequence ATGGTATTTCGTTCCGtctcaaatgaaaaagatttaaGACTATGTGTCGTCATGGTGGGTCTACCTGCAAGAGGTAAATCCTTCATttctcaaaaaataataagatACTTATCATGGTTATCAATACCATCAAAATGTTTCAATATAGGTACTTATAGGAGAGATCTCGGAATAACTGAAccaaattttcagtttttcaGCTTTactaatgaagaaaattttcagttaaGGGAACGTGCGATGAAACTAGCATTTGACGATATATTGAAATGGTTTAATGACGAAAATGGTGTAGTTGCTGTATTGGATGCTACAAATAGTACTAATGAAAGAAGGAAATGGATAAAGAAACATTGtgaacaaaataatattcatcCCATGTTTCTAGAAAGTTATTGTAATGATAACGATTTGATTTCAAGTAATGTAGTTGATATTGCCTCAACATCGCCTGATTATGAAAAAGTCACCTTGGAACAGGCAAAAGTAGATTTTTGGAAGAGGATAGatgaatataaagaagTTTACCGAAGTTTAAGTTTAGAGATGGATCAAGATATTAGTTTCGTCAAATTAATTAATGTATCagatgaaatcattataAATAAGATTCAAACTTACCTGGAAAGTAGAATTGTCTTTTACGTAATGAATATCCGTATCAAGCCAAAATGTATATGGTTATCAAGACATGGGGAATCGATATATAATTTGGAACAGAAAATTGGTGGTGATTCTGATCTTTCAGAAAGAGGATTTCAATACgcaaagaaattgaaaggcATAgtgaaagaaaatgctGGTAATGTTGAATTATCCGTATGGACTTcaacattgaaaagaacaCGACAGACTGCCCAACATTTACCgtataaaaaaaaattgcaatgGAAGGCCTTAGATGAACTGGATGCAGGAGTATGTGATGGAATGACGTATGAAGagattgaagaaatatatCCTGATGACTTCAAGGCTcgtgatgatgataaatatgaatataGGTATCGCGGTGGTGAGTCTTATAGAGATGTTGTTATCAGGTTAGAGCCTGTAATAATGGAATTAGAAGGACAGGAAAATGTCTTGATAATTACACATCAAGCTGTTCTTAGGTGCATATACGCATATTTTATGAACGTTCCCCAGGAGGAGTCTCCTTGGATGTCAATTCCGTTGCAtactttgatcaaattgGAACCTAGGGCCTACGGAACAAAAGTCACTCGAATAAAGGCAAATATTCCAGCAGTCAGTACATATAAAGATAAAGGTACAAGTCACGTGGGTGAAAGACTGGAAACTGGTTCAGGCGCACATAGTTTATTGACTGGTACTccagaaataaaaaaatga
- the INO1 gene encoding inositol-3-phosphate synthase INO1 (similar to Saccharomyces cerevisiae INO1 (YJL153C); ancestral locus Anc_1.195): MTATNGVSNGNVNNGTAPRPSVKFNPRLCTLSGDNNELISRYKYQNSIVVKDIHTNELEITPFEQDYQFKINLNPNKVGIMLVGLGGNNGSTFLASLLANKNNISFNTREGTVEPNYYGSMTQSSTLKLGIDSEGNDVFAPFNSILPMVNPNDFVVSGWDINDENLFMAMQRAKVLEYDLQSKLKPYMESYKPLKSIYYPDFIAMNQFERANNCINQNDDGQFNTQDKWNDLLKIRQDIKDFKSHNNLENIIVLWTANTERCVEIIPGVNDTMDNLIASIKDNHSEISPSNIFATAAIMEKVPYINGSPQNTFVPGLIELAEHNDVLIAGDDFKTGQTKLKSVMTQFLVDAGIKPVSIASYNHLGNNDGLNLSSHAQFRSKEISKSSVIDDCINSNEILFNKKDSTDKTNHCIVIKYMKAVGDSKVAMDEYYSQLMLGGHNRISIHNVCEDSLLASPIIIDLLVMTEFLSRITYKKMGEDQEFHKFYPILSFLSYWLKAPLTRSGFKPINSLNRQRLALENFLRLLVGLPPNDELRFEERLR, encoded by the coding sequence ATGACAGCTACTAACGGTGTCAGTAATGGCAATGTTAACAATGGTACTGCTCCACGTCCTTCTGTCAAGTTCAATCCAAGATTATGTACCTTATCAGGTGATAATAACGAATTGATCTCCAGGtacaaatatcaaaattcaatagtGGTTAAAGATATACACACTAATGAATTGGAGATTACACCTTTTGAACAAGATTAccaatttaaaattaatttgaaCCCAAATAAAGTTGGCATCATGCTAGTCGGTCTGGGGGGAAACAATGGTTCAACTTTCTTAGCATCTCTATTGGCtaataaaaacaatatttctttcaatacaAGAGAAGGTACAGTTGAACCAAATTATTACGGCTCAATGACTCAATCGTcaacattgaaattagGTATTGATTCAGAGGGTAATGACGTCTTCGCCCCATTCAATTCCATCTTACCGATGGTTAATCCAAACGATTTCGTCGTCTCTGGTTGGGATatcaatgatgaaaatcTATTCATGGCAATGCAAAGAGCCAAAGTTCTTGAATACGATTTACAATCAAAACTGAAACCTTATATGGAATCCTATAAACCTTTAAAATCTATTTACTATCCGGATTTCATTGCAATGAATCAGTTCGAAAGAGCTAATAATTGTATTAACCAGAATGATGATGGTCAATTTAATACTCAAGATAAATGGAAtgatcttttaaaaattagACAAGATATTAAGGATTTTAAATCACATaataatttagaaaatattatagTCCTTTGGACTGCAAATACAGAAAGATGTGTAGAAATTATTCCTGGTGTTAATGATACAATGGATAATTTAATTGCTTCTATTAAAGATAATCATTCAGAAATTTCACCATCAAACATATTTGCCACCGCAGCAATCATGGAAAAGGTCCCTTACATTAATGGTTCTCCACAAAACACTTTTGTACCGGGGCTCATTGAACTAGCTGAACACAATGACGTTCTTATTGCGGGtgatgatttcaaaactggtcaaacaaaattaaaatctGTAATGACACAGTTTCTAGTGGATGCAGGTATTAAACCCGTCTCTATTGCGTCATACAATCATTTGGGTAATAACGATGGTCTCAATTTAAGTTCTCATGCACAGTTTAGATctaaagaaatttcaaagagttCAGTCATCGATGACTgtataaattcaaatgagATCTTATTTAATAAAAAGGATTCTACAGACAAGACTAACCATTGTATCGTTATCAAGTACATGAAAGCTGTCGGTGATTCAAAAGTCGCCATGGACGAGTACTACAGTCAATTGATGTTAGGTGGACACAATAGAATCTCCATTCATAACGTTTGTGAAGATTCTCTATTGGCAAGTCCAATTATCATAGATTTATTAGTAATGACAGAATTCCTTTCAAGAATTACTTACAAGAAAATGGGGGAAGATCAAGAATTTCATAAATTCTATCCAATCCTATCCTTTTTGAGTTACTGGTTGAAGGCCCCATTGACAAGGTCAGGTTTCAAGCCaatcaattcattgaaCAGACAAAGGTTGGCCCtagaaaatttcttaaGATTGCTTGTAGGCTTACCACCAAATGATGAGTTAAGATTCGAAGAAAGATTGAGATAA
- the SNA3 gene encoding Sna3p (similar to Saccharomyces cerevisiae SNA3 (YJL151C); ancestral locus Anc_1.197) — MSGNKKFSVNKDDLWLGLLGVFIAPAPVIARKGFFSRDTLLSVILFLVFFFPAIIHAFYVIYETSKERELENRSDSEDAVPLTNGDFNVDLESNANDALPEYNEVVDSSKIADISDNKIQK, encoded by the coding sequence ATGTCAGgaaataagaaattttctgtcaataaagatgatttgTGGTTAGGTTTATTAGGTGTCTTTATTGCACCAGCACCAGTTATCGCAAGAAAAGGattcttttcaagagaTACGTTATTGAGTGTCATTCTATTTTTAGTATTTTTCTTCCCAGCTATAATTCATGCATTTTACGTTATCTATGAAACAAGTAAAGAGcgtgaattagaaaatagATCTGATTCTGAAGATGCTGTTCCATTAACTAATGGGGATTTCAACGTAGATTTGGAATCTAACGCAAATGATGCTCTACCAGAATACAATGAAGTTGTAGACTCTTCAAAGATTGCTGATATTTCTGATAAtaagattcaaaaataa